Proteins co-encoded in one Leptospira yasudae genomic window:
- the recA gene encoding recombinase RecA, which translates to MGEGIMKKSKEEAQNVDDSKKLAIEQAMSQIEKQFGKGAIMKLGSDAAKQTVQVIPSGSLDLDIALGIGGYPIGRIVEIYGPESSGKTTLTLSAIAEAQKRGGVAAFIDAEHALDPSYAKKLGVNIDELLVSQPDNGEEALEICESLVRSNAIDLIVIDSVAALVPKAEIEGDMGDSHMGLQARLMSQALRKLTGTIAKSKTVVIFINQIRMKIGVMFGSPETTTGGNALKFYCSVRLDIRKIETIKEKEESVGNRVRVKVVKNKCAPPFKQAEFDIIFNAGISREGSLVDLGVKHDIISKAGAWYSYNTEKIGQGKEAAKEYLKNNPDIAFTIENMVRDLNSLPLLAQDKKPRANKEEKLEQAAG; encoded by the coding sequence ATGGGAGAAGGCATTATGAAAAAAAGCAAAGAAGAAGCACAGAACGTAGACGATTCCAAGAAGTTGGCGATCGAACAAGCGATGAGCCAAATTGAAAAACAATTTGGAAAAGGCGCGATCATGAAATTAGGATCGGACGCTGCAAAACAAACCGTTCAAGTGATTCCATCCGGTTCCTTGGATTTGGACATCGCTCTGGGCATCGGCGGGTATCCGATCGGCAGAATCGTGGAAATCTACGGACCTGAATCTTCCGGAAAAACCACCCTTACTCTCTCGGCGATTGCGGAAGCGCAAAAACGAGGCGGGGTCGCTGCATTTATCGACGCAGAACACGCGTTAGATCCTTCCTACGCGAAAAAACTCGGAGTGAACATCGACGAACTCTTAGTTTCCCAACCCGACAACGGAGAAGAAGCTCTTGAAATCTGCGAATCCCTCGTTCGAAGCAACGCGATCGATTTGATCGTAATCGACTCGGTGGCTGCTCTCGTTCCGAAAGCGGAAATCGAAGGCGATATGGGAGATTCTCACATGGGTTTACAAGCAAGACTCATGTCCCAGGCGCTTCGGAAATTGACCGGAACCATCGCAAAATCCAAAACCGTGGTGATCTTCATCAACCAGATCCGGATGAAAATCGGTGTGATGTTCGGTTCACCGGAAACGACCACAGGCGGAAACGCCCTCAAATTCTACTGCTCAGTTCGTCTGGACATCCGCAAAATCGAGACGATCAAAGAAAAAGAGGAATCGGTCGGAAACCGAGTTCGTGTCAAAGTTGTCAAAAACAAGTGCGCCCCGCCGTTTAAACAGGCGGAATTTGACATAATCTTCAATGCGGGGATCAGCCGCGAAGGTTCTCTGGTTGACCTCGGGGTAAAACATGATATTATCAGTAAAGCAGGGGCATGGTATTCTTATAATACGGAAAAGATCGGGCAAGGAAAAGAGGCTGCGAAAGAATACCTCAAGAATAACCCTGATATCGCTTTTACCATCGAAAACATGGTAAGAGACCTGAACAGTCTGCCTTTGTTGGCGCAGGACAAAAAACCCCGTGCAAACAAAGAGGAAAAATTAGAGCAGGCTGCAGGCTAA
- a CDS encoding patatin-like phospholipase family protein, which yields MARKIHPEILKFLSGISLFQKLSPAVLTRIYQNIEERNVYNHDVIYYRGDISDKLFIVRHGEVMLTFGESGKAVKYLGEGEFFAENSLMTRTQHGGSAIAVMDTLLYVLDGHFFLKLAEKEPVLSGNLIRLMSNRFREHLEPADKLSSLPRRMICHVPLEEVQGYKEKLDAIVKIGGYSHEGKMTLVPMESFEKSSIQDSIRKLSQLRTQFPVIHLYFQHPGLKPELDKLLLQADQIVFWEDNPERNQKKKTEIITYFRSRIRNFAGRTIRYVDSVNTIRPEDSVKHQKIFHKEETFSRYLVSRTRGLALGGGGARALAHVGLLRVLERENIKVDVVSGASFGAVIAALYARGENTDTIHKMIYKFFGGIDKPFDPTVPLVSFFKGKKMNRMLKDAFGSALIEDLKIPFVTSAVDLHSGEEYVMDRGPVWEALAAAMSLPGMFPPVFHGDHLLVDGGVINNVPENLIRQRGADIILSANVSPLRDEAIVRLLEDRKITGKSFFKNLWEDLKYPPILKIMGRAITLEGREITKLRKDKMDLFINLHIEEFSFFDFNKFREIIRKGEEETEAHLEEIYELFYPGKKFSKKKR from the coding sequence ATGGCACGAAAAATTCATCCTGAAATTCTGAAATTTCTTTCCGGGATATCCTTGTTTCAAAAATTATCACCGGCCGTTTTGACTCGGATCTACCAAAACATCGAGGAAAGGAACGTTTACAATCACGACGTAATCTACTATCGCGGCGATATATCGGATAAGCTTTTTATAGTTCGACACGGCGAGGTGATGCTTACGTTCGGAGAATCGGGGAAGGCCGTAAAGTATCTGGGAGAAGGAGAATTCTTTGCCGAAAACAGTTTGATGACCCGCACCCAACACGGCGGTTCGGCGATCGCGGTCATGGACACGTTGTTATACGTTCTGGACGGTCATTTCTTTTTAAAACTCGCGGAAAAGGAACCGGTGCTTTCCGGAAACCTCATTCGGTTGATGAGCAATCGATTCCGGGAACATCTCGAACCTGCGGATAAACTGAGTTCTCTTCCAAGAAGGATGATCTGTCACGTTCCTCTCGAAGAAGTGCAGGGATATAAGGAGAAGTTAGACGCCATCGTAAAGATCGGAGGTTATTCTCACGAAGGAAAGATGACCTTGGTTCCGATGGAATCCTTCGAGAAGAGCAGTATTCAGGATTCGATCCGCAAACTCTCCCAGTTGCGAACCCAATTTCCGGTCATTCATTTATACTTTCAACATCCGGGATTAAAACCCGAACTCGATAAACTTCTGCTTCAAGCCGATCAGATCGTATTCTGGGAGGACAACCCGGAACGAAACCAAAAGAAGAAAACGGAAATCATCACATACTTTCGATCCAGAATCCGCAACTTCGCGGGAAGAACGATCCGTTACGTGGATTCGGTCAATACGATCCGACCCGAAGACAGCGTAAAACACCAAAAGATCTTTCATAAGGAAGAAACCTTCTCCCGTTATCTCGTGTCGAGAACGAGAGGACTTGCGTTAGGCGGAGGCGGTGCAAGAGCGCTCGCGCACGTGGGCCTTTTGCGAGTATTAGAAAGAGAGAATATAAAAGTGGACGTGGTTTCCGGCGCTTCGTTCGGTGCGGTCATAGCCGCCTTGTATGCGAGAGGAGAAAACACGGATACGATCCACAAGATGATCTATAAATTTTTCGGCGGAATCGATAAACCGTTCGATCCGACGGTCCCTCTGGTTTCGTTCTTCAAAGGAAAGAAGATGAACCGTATGCTCAAAGATGCGTTCGGTTCCGCATTGATCGAAGACTTGAAAATTCCGTTCGTAACTTCCGCTGTGGATCTTCACAGCGGAGAGGAATACGTAATGGATCGAGGCCCGGTTTGGGAAGCGCTCGCCGCAGCGATGAGTTTGCCGGGAATGTTTCCACCGGTCTTTCACGGAGATCACCTGCTCGTAGACGGAGGGGTGATCAATAACGTTCCCGAAAATTTAATCCGACAAAGAGGAGCAGATATCATCCTATCCGCGAACGTTTCCCCGTTGCGGGACGAGGCGATCGTGAGACTTCTCGAAGACAGAAAGATCACGGGAAAATCCTTCTTTAAAAATCTCTGGGAAGACTTAAAGTATCCGCCGATCCTCAAGATCATGGGAAGGGCGATCACTCTGGAAGGAAGAGAAATTACGAAGCTCCGAAAGGACAAGATGGATCTGTTCATCAATCTTCATATCGAAGAGTTTTCGTTTTTTGATTTCAACAAGTTCAGAGAGATCATCCGCAAAGGGGAAGAGGAAACGGAGGCGCATTTGGAAGAGATCTACGAACTTTTTTATCCCGGTAAAAAATTCTCAAAGAAGAAACGATAA
- a CDS encoding phosphorylase, whose translation MKIDPSKTLICSAISEELDQLAKSGKFQTLLCGIGNLEAALRLQRFLLEHQNKGLALPSQVLFVGSAGVYPWLHPSFWKNRFGFSFQIAHQELGKIERRIRIPEIVPDSYEFPHSFEFPPTNEVLISKTNATGSIAIETVSGKALEYLRENDLGFENMECFGLAKVCKDFQIPLYSFFALTNTVGPDGSLEWKSNFKRESARLQEFLLSFLL comes from the coding sequence ATGAAGATTGATCCTTCCAAAACGCTGATCTGTTCTGCAATTTCCGAAGAACTCGATCAGCTCGCGAAATCCGGAAAGTTTCAGACTCTTCTTTGCGGTATCGGAAATTTGGAAGCGGCTTTGCGTCTTCAAAGATTTCTACTCGAACATCAGAATAAGGGCTTGGCCTTACCTTCTCAGGTTTTGTTTGTGGGTTCCGCGGGAGTTTATCCTTGGCTGCATCCGAGTTTTTGGAAGAACCGTTTCGGTTTTTCCTTTCAGATCGCACATCAAGAACTCGGCAAAATCGAAAGAAGAATTCGGATTCCTGAAATTGTTCCTGATTCGTATGAGTTCCCTCATTCGTTCGAATTTCCGCCGACCAACGAGGTTTTGATTTCCAAAACGAATGCGACTGGTTCCATCGCGATCGAAACCGTTTCCGGAAAGGCTTTGGAATATCTGCGCGAAAACGACCTCGGATTCGAGAACATGGAATGTTTCGGTCTTGCAAAAGTCTGCAAGGACTTTCAAATTCCGTTGTATTCTTTCTTTGCGCTCACGAACACGGTGGGGCCGGACGGAAGTTTAGAATGGAAATCGAATTTCAAACGGGAATCCGCAAGACTTCAGGAATTTCTTTTATCGTTTCTTCTTTGA
- the argC gene encoding N-acetyl-gamma-glutamyl-phosphate reductase, with product MAEISILGAGGLTGKELLSLLSHQSTHEVVHITSDKLAGKTLAEVFPEIPFPKNLTFRKHEDAVPSKSLVVLAVPNEVSVESAPKFLDAGHKVIDLSGVYRLHDQEILEKSYKLKHTKFSYVDKAVFGIPEIFRDKLKNADFVSNPGCFSTSVILPVFLLNELRKNLKPRIVADSKSGVSGAGGRTEDAGFSYTGVYENFRAYKILSHQHEPEIQEYIYANSGLAAPEVIFTPHLLPVYRGILSTIVLELDSEPSVDPMTAIQNSSANEPFIRILKTPEEVELKKIQHTNFLDISIRRRGSTLVVVSALDNLVKGAAGQALQNINLMTGTKETLGLLP from the coding sequence ATGGCAGAGATCAGCATTTTAGGAGCGGGCGGTTTAACCGGTAAGGAACTACTTTCTCTACTTTCCCATCAATCGACACACGAGGTCGTGCATATCACGAGCGATAAACTCGCAGGCAAAACTCTTGCCGAAGTGTTTCCCGAAATTCCGTTTCCCAAAAATCTCACATTCCGCAAACACGAGGACGCGGTCCCTTCCAAGTCCCTGGTCGTCCTCGCCGTTCCCAATGAGGTTTCCGTCGAATCCGCTCCTAAGTTTTTGGACGCAGGTCATAAGGTCATCGATCTTTCCGGCGTTTATAGACTTCACGATCAGGAAATATTAGAAAAATCTTATAAATTAAAACATACCAAATTCTCGTATGTGGATAAGGCCGTTTTCGGAATTCCGGAAATCTTCCGGGACAAATTGAAAAACGCGGACTTCGTGTCCAATCCAGGATGTTTTTCGACATCGGTGATTCTTCCCGTATTTTTGTTAAACGAACTTAGAAAAAATCTCAAGCCAAGGATCGTAGCCGATTCCAAATCCGGCGTTTCCGGCGCGGGCGGAAGAACGGAAGACGCGGGTTTTTCATACACGGGCGTCTACGAAAACTTTCGCGCGTATAAGATTCTTTCCCACCAACACGAACCGGAAATCCAGGAATACATCTACGCAAATTCTGGACTTGCCGCGCCCGAAGTCATCTTCACGCCGCATTTACTTCCCGTTTACAGAGGAATTCTTTCCACGATCGTTTTGGAATTGGATTCAGAACCGAGCGTGGACCCGATGACGGCGATCCAAAATTCTTCCGCAAACGAACCGTTCATTCGGATTCTGAAAACACCGGAAGAAGTCGAACTCAAAAAAATCCAGCACACGAACTTCCTGGATATTTCCATTCGAAGAAGAGGAAGCACGTTAGTCGTCGTTTCCGCTCTGGACAATCTCGTAAAGGGCGCTGCGGGACAAGCGCTGCAAAACATCAATCTCATGACCGGAACCAAGGAAACTCTGGGACTTCTCCCCTAA
- a CDS encoding glycosyltransferase — protein MRILYFSDTFLPKVDGVAISMKNFAELLAKRGHTFMICCPRYGEGDFDQIGDSIRIERFRSGYLPSYPDIKVVLPSPSKIKRVIKEFEPDLVHIHTPGLLGLYGINATEKYGIPTIGTYHTLMSEQDMYLSFYRLLKLDKLFLRASKSEKKLKMKDLSKIEKFDKFNIRKKIILKISNNIYERCDLIISPSHLIEKQLREFGLKTKIAVISNGLDLTSFKGTIKQLNAAPRLLHVGRISYEKNCDVILNAFKLIHDEIPDATLTIIGDGPALPSLKVQAQNLGVENAVTFTGFIKREQLPEEYPKYDLFLTASTMETQGLVILESVACGLPAVGVDSFAIPELIHDGKNGYIAKPFDVKGIAEKAVAILKDPELYERFSKESIKISKGHEMNACVDKMEEVYKTVASVKNKKKRNTLINMLFSLPDPLDQFLRYFE, from the coding sequence ATGAGAATTCTTTATTTTTCCGATACCTTTCTTCCTAAGGTGGACGGAGTCGCGATTTCCATGAAAAACTTTGCGGAACTTCTGGCAAAGCGGGGACATACGTTTATGATCTGTTGCCCTCGTTATGGAGAAGGCGACTTTGACCAGATCGGCGATTCGATTCGTATCGAACGATTCAGAAGCGGATATCTACCGAGTTATCCCGATATCAAAGTGGTTCTTCCGTCCCCGAGCAAAATCAAACGAGTTATCAAAGAGTTCGAACCCGATCTCGTTCACATTCACACTCCGGGCTTGCTGGGGCTTTACGGAATCAACGCTACCGAGAAATACGGAATTCCTACCATCGGAACGTATCACACGTTGATGTCCGAACAGGATATGTATCTTTCGTTTTACAGATTGCTAAAACTGGATAAGCTTTTTTTAAGAGCGAGCAAATCCGAAAAAAAACTCAAGATGAAGGATCTGAGCAAAATCGAAAAATTCGATAAGTTCAACATCCGTAAAAAAATCATTCTCAAGATTTCAAACAACATCTATGAACGCTGCGATCTCATCATTTCTCCTTCTCATCTGATCGAAAAACAACTCCGCGAGTTCGGTTTAAAAACGAAGATCGCGGTGATCTCGAACGGTTTGGATCTTACGAGTTTTAAAGGAACGATCAAACAATTGAACGCAGCTCCGAGACTTCTGCATGTGGGAAGAATTTCCTACGAGAAGAATTGCGACGTGATTCTTAACGCGTTCAAATTGATTCACGACGAAATTCCCGATGCGACACTCACCATCATCGGCGACGGACCGGCTCTTCCGTCCTTAAAGGTGCAGGCTCAGAATTTGGGAGTGGAAAACGCGGTCACTTTTACGGGCTTTATCAAACGGGAACAGCTTCCGGAAGAATATCCGAAATACGATCTGTTTTTGACCGCATCTACGATGGAAACGCAAGGGCTTGTCATCTTGGAATCGGTCGCCTGCGGACTTCCCGCGGTCGGAGTGGATTCGTTCGCGATTCCCGAATTGATTCACGACGGAAAGAACGGATACATCGCAAAACCGTTCGACGTAAAGGGAATCGCCGAAAAGGCAGTCGCGATTTTGAAAGATCCTGAATTGTACGAACGTTTTTCCAAAGAATCCATCAAGATTTCCAAAGGACACGAGATGAACGCCTGTGTGGATAAGATGGAAGAGGTTTATAAAACCGTAGCGAGCGTGAAGAACAAAAAGAAAAGAAACACGTTGATCAATATGCTTTTTTCTCTTCCCGATCCTTTGGATCAATTCTTACGGTATTTCGAATAA
- a CDS encoding long-chain fatty acid--CoA ligase yields the protein MEKTSLYHLLRDVASVYADRPMYWIREESGDFRGISYKDWYENLKNLSSFLIELGMQRGNTAGLICDNRYEWSLCSLSLVTIGCVDVPRGCDATIDDLKYILEHSEAKILFLENEKVLKKLLEDKSSLANVKTLLLIDPPAKWKDLESARAQLSGVKFIFLEDALLEGEKLRSKKGDKAYDQRGEVLNGKDLATIIYTSGTTGAPKGVMLNHRSFTWGIHQLQEFVPGSYNDRTIVFLPPWHIAERLLETTLIAWGASMACSSVPTIPADMQKVKPTVLVSVPRLWEGLYKRIHDTVRKAPPLRQQLFHFAVRMAAITTSLQDTIRDSYATTEAENPNQKVMDRFVASVLLFSMYPLKLLSYKILQRVRDLFGGRMRFALCGAGAMPPHIQFFFRSAGIPIIETYGMTETTGIGAIGEFPLPKNGAIGAPLPGTSIKLVGEDGKIVTTPGEKGVAWHKGPHVTVGYYKEAEKTAKALQDGWLDSGDILTWTHTGELKFAGRAKDTIVLSGGENLEPAPIEAKLTESEFINQVIVVGQDRKNLGVLIVPFYDLVQEQFKSQGKNIPKDPAEWNSSKEVSAFFKNIVKDKISTRAGFKSFEKIAHVHILPKEFEKGKEMTETMKLKRNVVFSLYHNVIQAMYENDED from the coding sequence ATGGAAAAAACGAGCCTCTATCATCTTTTGAGAGACGTCGCTTCCGTGTATGCGGATCGGCCGATGTATTGGATTCGGGAAGAATCCGGTGATTTCCGCGGGATTTCCTACAAGGATTGGTATGAGAATCTCAAAAACCTTTCCTCCTTTTTGATAGAACTCGGAATGCAACGGGGAAACACCGCAGGATTGATCTGCGACAACCGTTACGAATGGTCTCTTTGTTCCCTTTCCTTGGTTACGATCGGTTGCGTGGACGTCCCGCGGGGATGCGACGCTACCATCGACGATCTGAAATACATTCTCGAACATTCGGAAGCGAAGATTCTCTTTTTAGAAAACGAAAAGGTTCTCAAGAAACTTCTCGAAGACAAATCCAGCCTCGCCAACGTAAAAACGCTTCTTCTCATCGATCCCCCCGCAAAGTGGAAGGATTTGGAATCCGCACGCGCGCAACTCTCCGGGGTGAAATTCATCTTCTTGGAAGACGCTCTTTTGGAAGGTGAAAAACTCCGTTCTAAAAAAGGAGATAAGGCGTACGATCAAAGAGGAGAAGTTTTAAACGGAAAAGATCTCGCTACGATCATTTATACTTCCGGAACAACGGGCGCACCGAAAGGTGTGATGCTCAATCATAGAAGTTTTACCTGGGGAATTCATCAGCTTCAGGAATTCGTGCCCGGTTCTTACAACGACAGAACGATTGTCTTTCTCCCGCCTTGGCATATCGCGGAGCGACTTCTTGAAACAACATTGATCGCGTGGGGAGCTTCGATGGCTTGCTCTTCGGTTCCGACGATTCCCGCCGACATGCAAAAAGTAAAACCGACCGTTCTTGTTTCGGTTCCGAGACTTTGGGAAGGTCTTTACAAACGAATTCACGACACGGTTCGCAAAGCTCCTCCTCTCCGACAGCAACTCTTTCACTTTGCCGTGCGGATGGCGGCGATTACTACGAGCCTGCAGGATACGATCCGGGATTCTTACGCGACCACCGAAGCGGAAAATCCGAATCAGAAAGTGATGGATCGATTCGTTGCCAGCGTTCTTCTTTTTTCCATGTATCCATTGAAACTTCTTTCTTATAAAATTCTTCAGAGAGTTAGAGATCTCTTCGGGGGAAGAATGCGTTTCGCGTTATGCGGCGCGGGCGCTATGCCACCGCACATTCAATTCTTCTTTCGAAGCGCCGGAATTCCGATCATCGAAACCTACGGAATGACCGAGACGACCGGAATCGGAGCCATCGGAGAATTTCCTCTTCCGAAAAACGGAGCGATCGGCGCACCCTTACCCGGAACCTCGATCAAACTCGTCGGCGAAGACGGTAAGATCGTAACGACACCCGGTGAAAAAGGAGTCGCTTGGCACAAGGGTCCGCACGTCACCGTCGGCTATTACAAAGAAGCGGAAAAAACCGCCAAGGCTCTGCAAGACGGCTGGCTCGACTCGGGAGACATTCTCACATGGACGCATACGGGAGAATTAAAATTTGCGGGAAGAGCCAAGGATACGATCGTTCTTTCCGGAGGTGAAAACCTGGAACCCGCTCCGATCGAAGCCAAACTCACCGAATCCGAATTCATCAATCAAGTCATCGTTGTCGGCCAGGATCGAAAGAATCTCGGAGTTTTGATCGTTCCCTTTTACGATCTCGTTCAGGAACAATTCAAATCGCAGGGAAAGAACATTCCGAAAGATCCGGCCGAATGGAATTCCTCGAAAGAAGTCAGCGCATTCTTTAAGAATATCGTAAAGGATAAGATTTCCACACGAGCCGGTTTCAAATCCTTCGAGAAAATCGCGCACGTCCACATTCTTCCCAAAGAATTTGAAAAGGGAAAAGAAATGACCGAAACGATGAAACTCAAACGAAACGTAGTCTTTTCTTTATATCATAACGTCATTCAAGCCATGTACGAAAACGATGAAGATTGA
- a CDS encoding glycosyltransferase family 9 protein, with translation MNLLVMRFSAMGDVALMAPAIIAIAAKYTNIQLTIVTRGNYAPFFYNIPNVNVVGFNLKRYRGLLGLYRLFKEINKLGPYEKVIDLHSSVRSRLISFLFLIRGIGVFRIVKGRKEKLRQIRQKRKVLNPLPHTVDRYLKVFENAGYPANVRKGPWINVDPESKMFAKEFFESQNIQKKESLWIGFAPFAGHALKEWPREKSRSLLRLLLDEFPGVKIFLFGSKEESKILEEWSRGLEESIKIVSGGKLGIRGELGIMERMDIMIGMDSSNVHIAALLKRPVIGIYGTTHPYSGFAPFGQEDSGVLQIDNLPCRPCSIYGNTTCYRKDFACMEWIQPEDVIKRIRVVYNINTLF, from the coding sequence ATGAATCTTTTAGTCATGCGGTTTTCGGCCATGGGGGACGTCGCACTCATGGCGCCCGCGATCATTGCGATCGCCGCGAAATATACGAATATCCAGCTAACGATCGTTACGAGAGGAAACTACGCTCCGTTCTTTTATAATATTCCGAACGTAAACGTCGTGGGTTTCAACCTCAAGCGGTACCGTGGACTTCTCGGACTTTACCGTCTTTTTAAGGAAATCAACAAACTCGGTCCGTACGAAAAAGTCATCGACCTTCATTCTTCCGTTCGATCCCGATTGATCAGCTTTCTTTTTTTGATCCGAGGCATCGGCGTGTTTCGAATCGTAAAGGGAAGAAAGGAAAAACTCAGACAGATCCGTCAAAAACGGAAAGTCTTAAATCCACTGCCTCATACCGTAGACCGTTATCTCAAAGTTTTCGAAAACGCGGGGTATCCTGCAAACGTGCGAAAGGGACCTTGGATCAACGTGGACCCCGAGTCGAAAATGTTCGCAAAGGAATTTTTCGAATCCCAGAATATTCAAAAAAAGGAAAGTCTTTGGATCGGCTTCGCTCCGTTTGCGGGACACGCACTCAAAGAATGGCCCCGCGAAAAAAGCAGATCCTTGCTCAGACTTCTCCTGGATGAATTTCCGGGAGTGAAAATCTTTCTCTTCGGCTCTAAGGAAGAATCCAAAATCTTAGAAGAATGGAGTCGGGGTCTGGAGGAATCCATCAAGATCGTTTCGGGCGGTAAGCTCGGAATCCGAGGAGAACTCGGGATCATGGAAAGGATGGATATTATGATCGGAATGGATTCATCCAACGTTCATATCGCGGCGCTTTTAAAAAGACCCGTGATCGGAATCTACGGGACCACCCACCCTTATTCCGGTTTTGCACCGTTCGGTCAGGAAGATTCGGGAGTATTACAAATCGATAATTTACCGTGCAGACCTTGCAGTATCTACGGAAATACGACCTGTTATCGGAAAGACTTCGCTTGTATGGAATGGATTCAACCCGAAGACGTAATCAAACGCATTCGGGTCGTTTACAATATCAACACTCTCTTTTGA
- a CDS encoding DUF4254 domain-containing protein: MTLKANSVVSVFRQSVVDWHKKEAASPNPFPADSIESILYSKNQIDTIQWHVEDEIRRPDLPDKELVGFKRQIDKLNQERTDLVEILDDRISSQYVNVSKKPGARMNSETPAWLIDRMSILELKIYHMEEQTQRKDVDENHIQTCKRKLDVLLEQRIDLSKCLDELLEDLQNGDKFYKVYRQMKMYNDQNLNPSLYSKKS, from the coding sequence ATGACATTGAAAGCGAACTCCGTCGTATCCGTTTTTCGCCAATCCGTAGTCGACTGGCACAAAAAAGAAGCCGCTTCGCCCAACCCGTTTCCGGCGGACAGCATCGAATCGATCCTTTACAGCAAAAATCAAATCGATACGATCCAATGGCACGTGGAAGACGAAATTCGCAGACCGGACCTTCCGGACAAGGAACTGGTCGGTTTCAAAAGGCAAATCGACAAACTCAATCAGGAACGTACGGACCTCGTGGAAATCCTGGACGATCGTATTTCTTCCCAATACGTCAATGTGTCCAAAAAACCGGGCGCTCGGATGAATTCCGAAACCCCCGCCTGGTTGATCGATCGGATGAGCATCCTCGAACTCAAAATCTATCACATGGAAGAACAAACCCAGAGAAAGGATGTGGATGAGAATCATATCCAAACCTGCAAACGGAAGCTGGACGTCCTTCTCGAACAAAGAATCGATCTTTCCAAATGTTTGGACGAACTATTGGAAGATCTGCAAAACGGGGACAAGTTCTACAAAGTCTACCGCCAAATGAAAATGTACAACGATCAGAACCTGAACCCTTCCCTGTATTCTAAAAAATCATGA